TCCCGATGGCGATCGGAGCCCCGGGCGGGGAGCAGAACGCGGCGCTCGCACGGGCCGTCATCGGCGGGCTGCTGTTCGCGACCCCGACGACATTGCTGATCGTGCCGTATCTGTTCGCCATGCTGCGCAGCCGTAACGATGGCAGGCCTCATCACGGCGTATTCGAGGAGCAACCGGAATGAGTGACGTTCGCGTACGGACCAATGATGAGAAGACGGGAGGCCGGCCGGATGCGGAGAGCTTGCGGATCGTGGAGCTGCCCGGCAAGGAGGCGCGATCGGGACGCCGTTACGGTGGTTGGCTGCTCGGAGGAGGCGCATTTCTGTTGCTTGTAGGCGGGCTCGGCATCGGCGGCTGGCGGCACTATCAGGCCGCGCGCGAGGTCGCCGCAGTGGCAGAACAGGTCAGAACCGCCGTTCCCGATGTTCGAGTGGCGACGGTCCGCCCCAGCGGCGACATCATGAAGGTCAGCTTGCCGGCGACGACGACTGCCTTCGAGGCGGCGAACATCTTCGCGCGGACCAGCGGCTATATCGAGAAGCGCTACGCGGATATCGGCGATCATGTGAAGAAGGGCGATCTCCTCGCCGACATCACCGCCCCGGAGCTCGACCAGCAGATCGCGCAGGCGCAAGCGACGCTTGCCCAGAACCAGGCGGCGCTTCAGCAGGCGCAAGCAAGCCGGGAGCTCGCCGACGTCACCAATGCGCGCGACAGCAATCTCGTCAAGCGAGGCTGGTTGACGGCGCAGCAGGGCGACAACGACCGTCTCACCCTGCGTGCGCAGCAGGCGGCCGTAGGCGTCGCCCAATCCAACATCACGGCGCAGCAGGCCCAGATCAAGGTTCTCCAGCAGGAGAAGTCCTATCAGCGTGTGGTGGCGCCGTTCGACGGCGTGATTACGCAACGCAACGTGGACAATGGCAGCCTGGTGCAGGCCGGATCGACCTTCATGTTCACGCTGATGCATCCCAACGTGATCCGAACGCAGGTCTTCGTGCCGCAGGACGAAGCCTTTGGAGTCGCACCGGGCGTCGATGCCGACATCCGCGTCCCAGAGATTCCGGGCCGGACATTTCCGGGCAAGGTCACGCGGATCGCGACCGCGTTGCAGCCGGGAAGCCGAACGCTGCTGACCGAGATCGACGTGCCAAATCCGGACGGTTTGCTCAGTCCCGGTATCTATTGCACGGTCGAATTATCGATCCCGCGCAAGACGCCGTCGATGGTCATCCCGTCGGATGCGCTCGTCTTCGACCAGAACGGCCTTCATGTCGCGCTCGTGCGCAACGGCACCGTTCATTTGCAGCAGGTTTCGATCGCTCGGGATTTCGGCACCACGGTTGAGGTACGTGAAGGCGTGCAGCCCGGCGACCAGGTCGTACTCAATCCGGCGGTGAACTTGGCGGAGGGTAGCAAGGTCACCATTCGCAAGGTCGAAGTGAGCTAGGGACGCGGCGATGAAACGGATCGTTTTCGTAGCGGTGCTCGCTCTGCTGCTGCTCGGCGGCACCCCGATCCAGGCACAGGTGGCGACGACCGGCAGCACGGCGATGGACCTTCCGACGGTGCCCGGTGCGATCGTGATCTCGCCGTTGAATAGTCCTGGTCCGTTTTCCGCAACGACCGAGCCAAACGCGCCCGACACGACGCTCGCGCCCGTTCCGCTCGCCTCCGATCCGACGACGCCGGGGACGGTGGTCGTCTGCGCTCCGCCATCGACGTCCCCGATGCCGGTGCCGGCGACCCCGATCGTAACGAGCCCGGGCTTGTCGACGTCAGGCAGCGCCGCTCCGATATTGCCGGTCTTAGGACAGACCGGCAGCTCCACCGGTACCATTCCCGCAGCTGCGCCGGCAGGAACGGGCGCGACCGTCGCATGCAGCT
This genomic stretch from Bradyrhizobium sp. CCGB12 harbors:
- a CDS encoding efflux RND transporter periplasmic adaptor subunit codes for the protein MSDVRVRTNDEKTGGRPDAESLRIVELPGKEARSGRRYGGWLLGGGAFLLLVGGLGIGGWRHYQAAREVAAVAEQVRTAVPDVRVATVRPSGDIMKVSLPATTTAFEAANIFARTSGYIEKRYADIGDHVKKGDLLADITAPELDQQIAQAQATLAQNQAALQQAQASRELADVTNARDSNLVKRGWLTAQQGDNDRLTLRAQQAAVGVAQSNITAQQAQIKVLQQEKSYQRVVAPFDGVITQRNVDNGSLVQAGSTFMFTLMHPNVIRTQVFVPQDEAFGVAPGVDADIRVPEIPGRTFPGKVTRIATALQPGSRTLLTEIDVPNPDGLLSPGIYCTVELSIPRKTPSMVIPSDALVFDQNGLHVALVRNGTVHLQQVSIARDFGTTVEVREGVQPGDQVVLNPAVNLAEGSKVTIRKVEVS